acctcataatGAACTCTACCATATCTGCCCAGAGATTGAAAAGATACTTGCGGTTGTAGCCTCCATATAAGTTCTTCTTGACTCTATTTCTCTCACTTTTTATCATAGAAAATTGATAGGGCTTCTTTCATGTTTTTTCTTTCTCTGTAGAATGTTTTGCCCTCCATACTCAGCCCTGTAATCTCTACTATGAAGGGTTCATTCTTCTAGGTGATCTTTTAGGGAGATTTTGTTAATTGTTCTTAATATGGCCATTGCATTAATGGCTATAGGTTTTTGGGGGGGTTCAACTAGTTTTTGAGGCATATGTGATTGTGTTGGATTATGGTGGTAGGGATACTGTTGTAGATATGAAAGTTGCTTGCTAGAGGGGAGGGAGAGTGAGGGCTTCTATGGTTGTGTGAGAGTCATAGTTTATCAACACCCTTATAGGATTGTCTACCCTTGTCCATTCTATGACtatcctatttttcttttgtttggaaTGGCTAAGTGTTTAAACTATCATGAGATTTATAGGTGCCTTCCAAAACCAGCTATTTTTGAGACCTTTGTGTTATCTTGGCTAAGTGGTTCATGCAAAGTTATGATCAATTTTAAAGGGCTAGAATTTCAATTTAATCATCGGAAAGGTATAGTTAAATTAATGGTTCAAAAATATCTTTGGTCAATATAATCTTTCATTTCTCAAAGTTAAATGTTTGATTCTCACAGGTAGGTTTAACTTGTCTGCTCTACAATGTGATAGTTTACTTAGGTTGACATAACCAAACATTCATCATGTTTTGTTGGGTAAATTTGGTGTTCAATACCTTTTTATATATAGGCACATCCATATTTAGTAAAAACTTTATTGATGATTTATGTAACATTCGCAAGGTTTTATTAGAGGACTTAAAAAATACACCAATCAATTCTAGAATTTGCTCTCATGTGAAATTACTTGGTACATTTGGAGGATTAGGAATTTAGAGAAGTATCAAGGGATAGAAAGGGCCCTTAATAAGTCTTTACATAGACTCACATTCCATACTCTCTTCTCGCAAGTCACAATGGTTATGAAAGTCAACAAAGAAAAACTTTGCAGATTTCCTGAGGATGGATATACCATGATTTTTTATCTATGAGCTCTCCCATGCGTATACATGGGGAAGGTTAAGTCAAGAAAGGACTCCCTTTGTCAACACATTAGACGCACTCATGAAAGAGATAAGAGGGAATGGAGTGATGGATCACCAGTAGATGATTAGTAATGCCAGGAGGTTGGATGATCAGAGGTTGGCGTGGATGGAAGGCCCCTTTGGCTGGGTTGCCTAGTTCTAGAGAAGACTTTTATTTGTGGCACCCTGTTGTTTTTTGACCCCATGTGTATAGAATCCTTGTTGCTGTCTTGACATATTCTACTATTGGCATTTTGTACTAGCCTTTTCTTCATATTGATAAATGTATATGGCTGTAGATAGAAGCCTGGGTTTGGTATTAGGATGTAATGTAAATGTAATCTATGACTGGTATACTGGCAAGTATTTGCGGGTTTGTCTAGATTCATAGGCTTTATGAACTTGTGGACATGCATTATACTTCGATGTATTACAATTTTTATCTTATAATCCACCAAAAAAAaagattatttttcattaaaacccacagatttttGAATCATGCAACATATTGTCTATCCACATGTGACATAGTGAATAATTCATGTCAAATAATTAATCATTTAATTTGATTAAGTATATTAGATGACACATTGAGACCACTTGATAatatttcagttgtagaaataaAGTGTTAGGTTGAATTTTATAGAGAATTGTTGCTTCGTTCTTTCTTTAACATCCTATTGTTCAAGTTACTTCTTGGTCatacatttatttttttattgatgtgATAATTTAAGACTTTGCTCATAATAAAGGAGGTTAGGACAAAAGTTTAGAACAAAATCACATTTTATGAAGAAAACAACCATCACAAATACAATTTTTCAACTTAGATTATCTAAAAGTGATGTTCATGTTTGaatttaaaaatgatttttttttttaaagtcaaaCTTAATCAAAACATCATAGTTTTCATGGGATAGTagcatttctttttttatttatcattttttttaaattgcataacAGTACTCTTAGCTAAAGAAATCTAGAGTTAAAATTGATTATTTTCAACAAGGGTTAAAATGCCACAAAGGTTGTCATATAAACAATTTGAGACAAAAGTGTTTCAACTAGAACATTTTTGCTCAAAAATATTTTGGACAAAACAATGTATGTGAATTCAATCTTATCTATGTTTTAAAATGAGAATATAGAAAACTTATTGTTTCATGCTATAGagttttgtcaaaaaaaattatgtcatgtaGTTTAGGTGAAACTATTTCACCTAATACTACTTTCTTGAATAAAATTGTGATATGATATTAAATCTTTATCCGTCATCTACTCATAGTGGTGTAATGAAAAAGTATAATTTTGTGGAGGACCTTAGAATTAATGAAAAAAATTCAATTACCTTGGTGAAAGCTAGAAGAAAACCTAAGATTGATCTCTCATGTTGCTTAGAAACTTTAGATCTAGAAGATTTCATTAACTAGATCAATGATTTGAAGAGACATAAAAACACATCTAACAAACATGCACAAAGGTAGCTCATAATGATTAATAAATGAGGCTAGGATCTAAGAACTTAAATTTGAAGTTTAAAATGTTAGGTTCATCCCAATAGATGATATGATCAATCTTGAATACTAATGAAAAAAAACTCACATAGTGAAATGATAATCTCAATACATGGAGTGAATGTCTACATGTACATGCAAATTGATtgtaatatattataaatttaaataatgatTGTATGTGAATATAGTTTAAATGGGGATACATAAGTTTCAAAACGTAACTTTTAAGAGAATGCAAACGAATTTGCCTTTAACGACAATAACATAACCATAAATCATGCAAACATGTGTTTAGCTAGCTTTGACAAGTAACAAATGATTATGACTaaactaaaatttgaatttgatttttaaaattgtaGGGATTGGATATAAAGACACATAATTAATTTTATGCATGTCAAAATGACTTAAGCCACAAGAATTGTAAAATCAAGATAGATAACAAATATTAATGAATTAATGCATGGGTAAAACTAATAGATGTATGATAAGACTGAATGTATCGGCATGTACATCTACATAAATTGGTAGACCAATGAGAAATCTTCCAGTACACCAGATATTTAAATTCTTGCATTGATTTGAATAATTTCGAACATATTTGAAACGTAAAAGAGCCTTCAAACGCTAAGAAGTGTTATTGCATTTGTTGTTTAACAAGCTTCCAAAAAATAGTTACGCGCCCTAGTAGTTGAACTCGAACTTTCTTTATAGTATAAGACTGAATTTTTTACAAGGTTTTGTATAATTAAACTGTATGAAATGTTAAACAGTACAAGAAAACTCCACTGGAACATGTAATGCCATGTGAGAGCTTCCACTATTGGAGCTTATGTTTGAATAGGAATAGATATTCAGGTGTTTATACAAGCGGTCCACCCTTGACGTATTCAGTGAAAGCCAATGCGAGGAGGCCGAGCATAGCAAAGCGCCCATTCCACATTTCTGCTGTGGATGAAAATATTGGCTGCGACGTGCTCTCCCTCGACATTCCATTGAACAAGGGCACCAGTGTCCCCACCGTCATTAATCCTGCAGTTAACGCAAACCACGACAGTCCTCCACTATTCAACTGCGACAACAAATCTCTTCCGCTGGCAACCTCCACTGCAATGGCCGACACGAACCCCAACATAGCCGCCCTTCCATTGATTATCTCCGGCGCTGGCCCTGAGAACGCAAACAGGTCGCCAAATTTCGTGCTCACCTGGATTCCATATTTCCTATATGAGATAAATTGTCCACATCATATCAATAAACTATAAATTGGGCATCTAGAGCGTTTCTTACCTTTGTAGAGCTTGAAGGAGAAACGCCTTTAGTAGAGGACGTTTCCTTTGGATCCTGATCCACGTGCCAAAATAAAACGCATTAGCCAAAGCTTCATAAGAATAAAGAGCAAAATAGCTAACCGAACAACAGCAAAATAGTAAACCTTTGCAGCCATGCACTTGACTTGGAGGCTACTGTTCGGCAATCTACTGATATGACCCACACTATTCCTTTTGACTGCCCCGCAGTTAAGGGCTGCGGGtgctttcatcatcattgaagccATGGCCGCCATCGATGAGTGCTAAGAAAAGATGAGTTCTGTGCGAGTACTTTCCTTTCGAGTTGCTTAAGAATGATGGATAGGTAGAATATCTCCTTGAGGACTTGTTGTTGGCTTTATAGCTTGGGAAGGATTGAATTTGGTGGTGTAAAATGGACCGAATCAGGGAAGCGAATGACGTGAGTTTACAATTTCGTGTGTAAAAATTTGAAAACGTGGCTTGTAAATTACCCGCAAATTTGTTTAGGTGAAGTTTCCACACATTACTCGCCTCCTCAACGTGAAGATTCTACCGATTTTTTGCCCACTCAAAGGTGGACATCGCTCACTCGAGTTTCAGTTTTGATATTATTTTGAAACTTTACTTAGTCCTACAGCGTTTCAGGGGAACGAGTTTAGAAAGATATTTTGGTAATATGACTTGTTATTGCGACAAAATTTTGAGATGTTTTTGCGAATTTTTTTCTTGGAAGTTCGATTAAAACACGCGATCTGTCATAGTCACCGTTCAATTTACTCGCCTCCCCAACGTGAAGAGGTGAAGTTTCTACACATTAGTCGCCTTCTCAACGTGAAGATTCTACCGATTTCTCGCCCACTTAACGTGGACATCGCTCACTCGAGTTTCAGTTTGATATTATTTTGAAACTTTGCTTAGTCCTACTGCGTTTCAGGGAAACGAGTTTAGAAAGATATTTTGGTAATTTGAGTTGATATTGCGTCAAAAATTTGAGATGTAACTGCGAATTTTTTTCAAATACGCGCTCTGTCATTGTCACCGTTCAATTTACTTTCTagcttttttcttttattttgttgtaTGGATCTGTTTTTGAATGAGAAAGGTTGGTAATGATATAATAGTAATTAGCTGCTTTCAGAGTAGATTGTGTAtaaatttttgcatcaatttttcaAATCACATTTCATGATCTATCATCAAGATGAatttttgtatcaacatttcaaatcacactttgtgatctaTTATTGGGATGTAGTTCATCCTGATGGTGGATCACGAAGtctgattcaaaacgttgatgcaaaaatttatACACAAACTACGCCATCAGCAGCTGATTactatctcatggattgtggaaacctgaTGTCTGTTAATGATATATTATTTGAGATGCATATTTTTATAGTCTCATAGGAtcaacaattaaaataaataaataaatcaatgtaAAATTCGATCAACAATAATCATGagtaaataattcaataattaaattatatattaagatGATTGATAGTTTATGACTTTAATTTATCATCTTGACTGTAAATTCAATAAACTTTTCAAGTGTTTGTATAAATCTATGatgtagaaaagaaagaaagatataTCAATTCAATTGTTTCTTGATGAAAACACTTAAAAATCAATTATTTTGTGTAGATATTTTGGTATTTTAATGATGGAAATGCAACAGACATGCTCTCTTCCTTTATTTCTTGGGTTGTTTGTTATTTGTGATATAAATGTTATAATTAGTTTTTAAGTGTTATATTCATCCATGAAATTGGTTCATGGCATTGTATATCTTGATTCTTTCTATCATCTTTAAATAGATTTTTGTTCTTCATTCAAAGAGCTGATTTTTGTCATTATAGATTAGATTTTGAGGAacacattttcaaatatttttataaacACCACCTGACCCTACATCAACTTGGACATCGACATCATGGAGAGTGATTTATATTGTGCAATAATTTTTTAAACCAAAAACATGCACATTATAGAAAAAACATTTAGTTTATACTCATGAACGACAAGTGTGGAAGCATAAAATAAACTAGaggaataaatatttaatatttagtcctaacaaatatcttcatcaaaaagaggcttaaattttttttaagaaggaaagtcaaTTATTGACATCTAGAACAATATTATCAAGGAAAGCCAAATATTGATATCAAGCACAATATTCTCTTGAAAACCTCCTTGTCTTCTCTATTTTGTTCTATTCTTTGATTGCATGTGTTTACAGTTCAAAGTGTTATATTTCGTAAAAGGTTCTAGGATGCCTTTCACAACCTGAATTCCTTTTCCTCGGCTATGTTTCCTTCCAATTCAAGGTGGCATAGATTTTGGGTTACAACATCCCATAAAAGCCCTATATATTTTGGTTATTTTGATGTAActcttgttggcattattggcattaagttgtctttgatgtcaacaggtttggcatggtcactggtgagtaagaagtggtgaccggagAGACAAAGTaagaaagaaagagaagaactgaaggatgtaaacCGATATACTCAGAGAAGATTAATGCTACTGGTAAATGGACTAAGTTGAaccagtagtcaatcttggtcaatgaagaatgtcaaactgaGATGGAAAACCAAGTAGAGGTGGATGTCAAAAAAGATGATAGCTGGAAGCTAGGTGGTGATAATGCATAGGTATGTGAAGTGTGCATCGACGTAACTGTTAGCGAGCAGGTCAACTTTCATGAAGAACCTGCAAGCCATGGGAGGTTGCCAGAAGATTGCGGCTTGAGGATGACAAGCTGGCAAGCAATTGAGCTTatcctacaagaagatttgatcttcgtaaccatttgctgaaggaaacaacCTAGCCATTAATGGTGTGTGACAGAGAAAcacagaaaagcatggtgcagacctccagatatagaaaacacacattggaataaAAAGTGTTGGTGGTGTTGACCGATGACATGAATATCATCTCTTTGGAAAAGaagatcgaatcaaatcaaataaggaccgagttggtgaaggaaaaacctaacacgacaagGTTTGAATGTTGTTTTGATGGGTTCACCCTAGATGATAAATATGTGACCTCGAGATAGAAATCAGTTGATTCTTGatgcaaagagagagaaagaagagagtttgagaaaggagaaagatcatctttCTTAGAGTTTtttctaagaaagttgcaaagtGAGCTAGCAGGCGAACTAGTGAGAGGGTCTAACCAATAGAGATAGAGTAACCGATAAATTGTTGTAGGTCTAATAGTTAATCTaaccggtgaggtgtgattgatcaagaaggcatccgtGAGTAACATAGTATGGTGTGTAGCtcagggagaaagaagagaggctaagAGTAACCTGTAAATtatcagagagagtaatctaataaacggcagtgtgagaaccagtgaagaagaagaggttgtTAACCGATAGAAATCCATTATTccggtgttgcagaactcatttgcaacaagatgcTATAGCTGtatctaaattatatttaattatataacaccgagttggagcttggtgtaggagtaagtgctccttgggttggtgtcctaaattagtaggggttggtgtcgcttgggttggtgccctaaatcattataatccattgtttcattgtgaggctcgaTCAGAGTACTATACTGCAGCaatatttctcatcgaggtttttcccatattgggttttcctcgtacacctGGTGTTGTTGGTtgtatttgtgtgtttgcctcttttgatatctacatttgtcttaccagtttgattgtttagtgcttagggtgataaccaATATTCCAAGGTTgtttcaaacaaaaataatttaggagccactgattcacccccctctcagtggtacattgtgttcaacaatccCACCCCGATTCCCTACTCCATTCAAAAGCTCATTATCTTCAAAAATTTTTGTCTTTTTCAGGTTTTGGTTGTCTCACTACTTGTAAGACCTCACTCTATCAATTGGTTGGTTGTTGTGTGTAAAATTTTGGGCCCTCTCCTGCTTTAATCAATATAATATTCTCCAAAAATTACTGTTTGATCTAAgttccaaatccaaatattttaatttttatatttgtttatttttatgaTAATTATTAGCACCATATCCTTTATCTAGATTAATTATTTCTTTAATGATTGTATATTTTCTTATTACACTAGATAATTTAAGGAACACATCTATTTTTGTTACATCTTTCTGAATTTGACTTATCTTACACTCCCTAAGGTTTACCTTTAGAGTTTAATAGTTACATTAGGATTTCAGATTTACTTTTTTAACTACCTCTGATGGCTGAAAATGGAATCGAGTAGTTTAGGACCTAATCTCACTTTCAtccatacattggaatacaaaagagcctaaggaagtgattcactttgactttctattatgaaagagagtcaaagaatacttttagggtttctattcctttaccGATATGAAATGGAATGTAAGAAATGTAAGATGCAAACAAACTAAGCTAGTAGAAGTAATGAGAACAATAAGAATAGCAACAAATACTAGTCAGATACAAAAATGAATCTAAGACACAAAGTACAAATCTGAGAGAGGAATCATGATGTGCACCCGGTAGTGAAATTTGAACATGATTGAGTTGTATTGGGTCATTGTGCACTCTTCTCCCTGAGATCTGGGGCCAAATTATAGAAATGGGTCCATGACATATTGTTGAGATCTCCTAAAAGTTGTCCTCTTTGACATAAACCTATACCTATGTCTGCAAGCtagaaaatggtgtgtttgtggctatatagggttttgtcttagtgaaacctcttgttttggtgatttccaccttcataaatagccaataaagtattgaaaagtgtgtgcgCGCTAGAATCTCAAGTGTTTGTAGGATTCCTacatgagctaaaatgcaaattagAGTTTCaccctatgttttgagtaaaaaccctaaatgtGTGTAATGTAAATGATTCAAATCACAAATCCAGTGTAGATCTAAATcaataatgtaaatctgaaaatgaatgatatgaaatgcacatagagatataaaaataacatgaaaccataccaaaccctaatgGAGAGTTACAAGGCAATCATCAATCAcagatctccttattattcttcaatatctcctaaggtTCCATTGAtgatgaaaaaggttgatgaaTAATTGATGAATGCTGAATTTTCTTCTTATAGATTTCGCATAAACCTAGACGTCTCCTTCAATTCCTAgagaatggatccttcaaatgaggaaagaaaatgttatatatatgaaaccatgACATTAATTTTAATCACAGGCTGGCCTATAATTGATCAAATTTTATATAAAGAgggatttaaatattataataccaccaaattaaggtcccaaaatttggggagaaaaagttagGACTAGTATGGTGGTCATATCCTAATGAATAGGTAAGATTAAGGTAAGGCTATTAAAAATATAATGAATATTATTTTGCAAGCATGTATAATGAAGATATGATAATGAAGACACATAAATATTGTTGCACCTAAATTTAAGAAAAGAAGATAAGATATAGGTAAAAAAAATTAATGGTATATGTAGGATGCAATCATGGCATGAATCATAAATATTATATCATGAGAGAAATTGTGAAAAATGTCATAACTCATAATATAATCATGCAAATATGGGTGCGAAAAAATGAGTTTTAAGTGTTTAACATGATATCGTAAGAAAATAAGGATGGAAAgtgaataattttttaatataaagaatGACAAAGATGTGCATTAGAGGTATAGTGATAATAATATCATAAAGTCATTGAAAAAATGAACTTGAGAGAGAAATCCAAATGGTTGGAAAtcaaaatataaagaaaaaaaatcatagaaGTAAAAATTGAAACATATCAATTAGTTTACACATATTGAAAATTAACAAAATAAATCATAATATAAATGGCaagatgaaaaatagaaaaacataataGACAATGCACATAAATAAAGTAAAAGATGAAAAAGATCGCactaaatctaaaaaatatttcctATTTTCTTACTTCTATGCCACTATAATTTTGATAAAAAACTACCTCCCAAAAAGTAATAAAGATCAATTTTCTTTGCCACTGTCAGAACCTCCATTAGAATTTTTTATTTCAATCTCTTTCTGATTTTGATTAGGTTCTCATTGGTCCCTTCAAGTCACTTGATCCATTCCATATTTCTCTCACAAAACATGTAATTTTGAGGGGTTTCTAAACTCTCAACCTAGGAAATTTGATCCTCAATTTCTGCAACAATTGCCTACTAGTCATGATATTCACTCATACCAACACCAACATTttattcttcaaat
This genomic stretch from Cryptomeria japonica chromosome 8, Sugi_1.0, whole genome shotgun sequence harbors:
- the LOC131044829 gene encoding early light-induced protein 1, chloroplastic-like, which encodes MAAMASMMMKAPAALNCGAVKRNSVGHISRLPNSSLQVKCMAAKDPKETSSTKGVSPSSSTKVSTKFGDLFAFSGPAPEIINGRAAMLGFVSAIAVEVASGRDLLSQLNSGGLSWFALTAGLMTVGTLVPLFNGMSRESTSQPIFSSTAEMWNGRFAMLGLLALAFTEYVKGGPLV